A region from the Streptosporangium sp. NBC_01756 genome encodes:
- a CDS encoding M16 family metallopeptidase, with product MTTTTLYPGKDGAGVVQRTVLPGGLRVVTESMPTVRSVAVGMWVGIGSRDESPEHMGSSHFLEHLLFKGTPTRDALEISAAIEGIGGEINAFTAKEYTCYYARVLDEDLRVAIDVLADVVTSSLITPEDVEAERGVILEEIAMHDDDPSDMVHEQFSAEMYGDTPIGRPILGTVDSINAVSRDRIAEYYRRYYLPTHTVVSVAGNVSHEQVVALVAAAYERAGALGGDASPVAPRLSGPGAEARPGVRMVHRPTEQANLVLGTTGLTRTDDRRFALGVFNAALGGGMSSRLFQEIREKRGLAYSAYSYTSSYADTGQFGIYVGCLPSKIDEVLKICREEVLQAVTDGITEEEIARGKGQMRGGLVLGLEDTGSRMSRIGKGELVYDELLSVDEVLAKIEAVTPEEITEIARDVLNRPMTLAVIGPYEDKDFGWAVNG from the coding sequence CAGCGCACCGTCCTCCCCGGTGGGCTCCGGGTGGTGACCGAGTCCATGCCGACCGTGCGTTCCGTCGCGGTCGGCATGTGGGTCGGCATCGGATCCAGAGACGAGTCCCCCGAGCACATGGGGTCCTCCCACTTCCTTGAGCACCTGCTGTTCAAGGGCACTCCGACGCGGGACGCGCTGGAGATCTCCGCCGCGATCGAGGGCATCGGCGGTGAGATCAACGCCTTCACCGCCAAGGAGTACACCTGCTACTACGCGCGGGTCCTCGACGAGGACCTGCGGGTGGCGATCGACGTGCTCGCCGACGTGGTGACCTCCTCGCTCATCACTCCGGAGGACGTCGAGGCCGAGCGTGGCGTGATCCTGGAGGAGATCGCCATGCACGACGACGACCCGTCCGACATGGTGCACGAGCAGTTCTCCGCAGAGATGTACGGCGACACGCCCATCGGCCGGCCGATCCTCGGCACGGTCGATTCGATCAACGCCGTCAGCCGCGACCGGATCGCGGAGTACTACCGCCGTTACTACCTGCCGACGCACACCGTGGTGTCGGTGGCGGGCAACGTCTCCCATGAGCAGGTCGTGGCGCTGGTCGCCGCCGCCTACGAGCGGGCCGGCGCCCTCGGCGGAGACGCCTCGCCGGTCGCCCCGCGGCTGTCGGGTCCCGGCGCCGAGGCCCGTCCCGGAGTGCGGATGGTGCACCGGCCGACCGAGCAGGCCAACCTGGTCCTCGGCACGACCGGCCTCACCCGCACCGACGATCGCCGCTTCGCACTCGGCGTGTTCAACGCGGCCCTGGGCGGCGGCATGTCCTCGCGGCTGTTCCAGGAGATCAGGGAGAAGCGGGGGCTGGCCTACTCCGCCTACTCCTACACCTCCTCCTACGCCGACACCGGGCAGTTCGGCATCTACGTCGGCTGTCTGCCGTCGAAGATCGACGAAGTGCTGAAGATCTGCCGGGAGGAGGTCCTCCAGGCGGTCACGGACGGCATCACCGAGGAGGAGATCGCCCGCGGCAAGGGCCAGATGCGCGGCGGTCTCGTGCTCGGGCTGGAGGACACCGGCTCCAGGATGTCCAGGATCGGCAAGGGCGAGCTCGTCTACGACGAGTTGCTCTCGGTCGACGAGGTCCTCGCCAAAATCGAGGCGGTGACTCCGGAGGAGATCACGGAAATCGCCCGTGACGTCCTCAACCGGCCGATGACCCTTGCGGTGATCGGGCCCTACGAGGACAAGGACTTCGGCTGGGCCGTGAACGGCTAG
- the dapB gene encoding 4-hydroxy-tetrahydrodipicolinate reductase, protein MIRVGVLGARGRVGIEVCKAVEAADDLELVAAVDAGDPIEGLTGAEVVVDFTHPDVVMGNLEWCVSHGIHPVVGTTGFDAGRLATVRGWLDDNPGVNALIAPNFGIAAVLMMHFAQQAARYFDSVEIVELHHPNKADAPSGTARRTAELVAEARRKAGSAPMPDATSAELDGARGAEVDGVHVHSVRLAGLIAHQEVLLGGDGETLTIRHDTMNRSSFTPGVLLGVRRVGETPGLTVGLEHLLDL, encoded by the coding sequence GTGATCAGGGTTGGAGTTCTCGGCGCCCGAGGGCGTGTCGGTATCGAAGTGTGCAAGGCCGTCGAGGCGGCGGACGATCTGGAGCTGGTCGCGGCCGTCGACGCGGGCGACCCGATTGAGGGCCTGACCGGCGCCGAGGTGGTGGTCGACTTCACCCACCCCGACGTGGTCATGGGCAACCTCGAATGGTGCGTCTCGCACGGCATCCACCCGGTGGTCGGCACCACCGGGTTCGACGCCGGCCGCCTGGCGACCGTCAGGGGCTGGCTGGACGACAACCCCGGCGTCAACGCGCTGATCGCTCCCAACTTCGGCATCGCGGCCGTGCTGATGATGCACTTCGCCCAGCAGGCCGCCCGCTACTTCGACTCCGTCGAGATCGTCGAGCTGCACCACCCGAACAAGGCCGACGCGCCCTCCGGGACCGCCCGCCGTACGGCGGAGCTGGTCGCGGAGGCGCGGCGGAAGGCCGGATCCGCACCGATGCCCGACGCGACCAGCGCGGAGCTGGACGGGGCCCGTGGGGCGGAGGTGGACGGAGTCCACGTGCACTCGGTCCGGCTGGCCGGGCTGATCGCCCACCAGGAGGTGCTGCTGGGTGGCGACGGCGAGACCCTCACCATCCGTCACGACACCATGAACCGCTCGTCCTTCACACCGGGCGTGCTGCTCGGCGTCCGCCGGGTGGGGGAGACCCCGGGGCTGACCGTGGGCCTGGAGCACCTGCTTGATCTTTAG
- a CDS encoding CU044_5270 family protein — MDDLTLLRDLYDAPPPSREVIYSGAARLAAAYAQEAEPVRPVGRSRPARRAARASRWGAFGVGLLGAAAAMAVVIGGSGTSEPKPILSASQILLAAANSVSTTPQDGKYWVLSGVSGHERRDPTDAYTLRSNQSIEIWLPRADGQQTWMIRQDLGVKPATPKDDAAWRAAGSPASWTFPDTTPALTLKTGPGERDALRDTSGKMLSLLNTPMTPETLSRLPTAPEGLRGYLEKLVTKAYGAEPVDMNAQLFETGSRLIMSFPTSPEVRAATYRMLAALPGTTTQGAATDPLGRVGQAVSQTGGPGEEYRLVVDTATGQPLALESSIGQNRTFEAIKRAGWTDEEPDLPARRADVNRPTR, encoded by the coding sequence ATGGATGACCTGACCTTGCTCCGCGATCTGTACGACGCGCCGCCGCCCTCGCGTGAGGTGATCTACAGCGGGGCGGCCAGACTCGCCGCCGCCTACGCCCAGGAGGCCGAACCGGTGCGCCCGGTAGGCAGGTCCCGTCCGGCCCGGCGTGCCGCCCGCGCCTCGCGCTGGGGCGCTTTCGGCGTGGGCCTGCTGGGCGCCGCCGCCGCGATGGCGGTCGTGATCGGCGGCTCGGGCACGTCTGAGCCCAAGCCGATCCTGTCGGCCTCGCAGATCCTGCTGGCCGCCGCCAACTCGGTCTCCACCACCCCGCAGGACGGGAAGTACTGGGTGCTCAGCGGCGTCAGCGGCCACGAGCGGCGCGACCCGACCGACGCCTACACTCTCCGGTCGAACCAGTCGATCGAGATCTGGCTGCCACGCGCCGACGGGCAGCAGACCTGGATGATCAGGCAGGACCTGGGCGTCAAGCCCGCCACGCCGAAGGACGATGCCGCCTGGCGGGCCGCCGGCTCCCCGGCGAGCTGGACGTTCCCCGACACCACCCCGGCGCTGACTCTGAAGACCGGGCCGGGCGAGCGCGACGCCCTCCGCGATACCAGTGGCAAGATGCTGAGCCTGCTGAACACGCCCATGACGCCGGAGACGCTGAGCCGGCTGCCGACCGCCCCCGAAGGGCTGCGCGGCTACCTGGAGAAGTTGGTCACCAAGGCGTACGGCGCCGAGCCCGTGGACATGAACGCCCAGCTCTTCGAGACCGGGTCGCGGCTCATCATGAGCTTTCCCACCTCCCCGGAGGTGCGCGCCGCCACGTACCGGATGCTCGCCGCGCTGCCCGGCACCACCACACAGGGCGCGGCCACCGACCCGCTCGGCCGCGTCGGCCAGGCGGTCAGCCAGACGGGAGGTCCGGGCGAGGAGTATCGGCTGGTGGTGGACACCGCCACCGGGCAGCCTCTTGCGCTCGAGTCGTCGATCGGGCAGAACCGTACGTTCGAGGCGATCAAGCGGGCCGGCTGGACGGACGAGGAGCCCGACCTGCCCGCCCGCCGCGCCGACGTGAACCGCCCGACCCGCTGA
- a CDS encoding RNA polymerase sigma factor: MSALREVSALPQEVADAHVIEESLRVPERFGVLYDRYATEIHRFVAGRLGTQAADDLTAEIFLAAFRSRADFDARRGVVRGWLYGIASNVIAQHRKRETRQLQIMRRAVADEPADTGHEDVVTGRVTAASVKGRLASALDAMPDADRDVLLLLALADLSYQEIGQALDIPAGTVGSRLNRIRRKLRAALGGANPMLGETHG; the protein is encoded by the coding sequence ATGAGTGCGCTACGGGAGGTGAGCGCTCTGCCGCAGGAGGTCGCGGACGCTCACGTGATAGAGGAGTCCCTGCGCGTCCCCGAGCGTTTCGGGGTGCTGTACGACCGCTATGCCACCGAGATTCATCGGTTCGTCGCCGGCCGGCTGGGGACGCAGGCGGCCGACGACCTGACGGCGGAGATCTTCCTGGCCGCCTTCCGCAGCCGGGCCGACTTCGACGCCCGCCGCGGCGTCGTGCGTGGCTGGCTGTACGGAATCGCCTCCAACGTCATTGCCCAGCACCGCAAGCGTGAGACCCGCCAGCTGCAGATCATGCGGCGGGCTGTGGCCGACGAGCCGGCCGACACCGGGCACGAGGACGTGGTGACCGGGCGGGTGACGGCGGCGAGCGTCAAGGGACGGCTCGCCTCCGCGCTGGACGCGATGCCGGACGCCGACCGCGACGTGCTGCTGCTGCTCGCGCTGGCGGATCTCAGCTACCAGGAGATCGGCCAGGCCCTCGACATCCCGGCCGGCACCGTCGGCTCCCGGCTCAACCGGATCAGAAGGAAACTGCGCGCTGCCCTGGGCGGAGCCAACCCCATGCTTGGAGAAACCCATGGATGA